From the Notolabrus celidotus isolate fNotCel1 chromosome 12, fNotCel1.pri, whole genome shotgun sequence genome, one window contains:
- the lratd2b gene encoding protein LRATD2 produces MGNQVEKLTHLNYAEVPTSDPNGFDPDDEGPRIGVSYIFSNDDGDDDQDDHIDHFSSENRAVNNEEKPFDPQDELECAIYYREECAYERNTGDPAHSAESLLNNCRPGDLLEFVATGQYPHWAVYVGDFQVVHLHRAEIKNNFLTDVSQGKKGRIVNGLYRYRALPPEVIVRNALDHVGSRDRELYWRNSECFAAWCRFGKREFKIGGEIRIGKQPYRLKLLFSEKKSHVLEFQSLEDVIMEKRRNDHIGKDAVMQELANHLNATHEIKEEDYVKS; encoded by the coding sequence ATGGGGAACCAGGTGGAGAAACTAACGCATTTAAATTACGCAGAGGTGCCAACGTCGGACCCAAATGGGTTCGACCCGGATGATGAAGGCCCGCGGATTGGCGTCTCTTATATTTTCTCCAATGACGACGGCGACGATGACCAGGACGACCATATAGACCACTTTTCATCTGAAAACCGCGCGGTAAATAATGAGGAGAAGCCCTTCGACCCGCAGGACGAGCTGGAGTGCGCCATTTACTACCGGGAGGAGTGCGCTTATGAGAGGAACACCGGAGACCCAGCGCACTCTGCGGAAAGTCTGCTGAACAACTGCAGACCTGGAGACCTGCTGGAGTTTGTAGCTACAGGACAGTATCCACACTGGGCTGTTTACGTCGGGGACTTCCAGGTGGTTCATTTGCACAGAGCGGAAATAAAGAACAACTTCCTCACTGATGTGAGTCAGGGCAAAAAAGGCAGGATAGTGAACGGCCTCTACAGGTATCGCGCGCTCCCGCCGGAGGTGATCGTGCGCAACGCCCTGGACCATGTTGgctccagagacagagagctgtaCTGGAGGAACTCTGAGTGCTTTGCAGCCTGGTGCCGGTTTGGCAAACGGGAGTTTAAGATCGGAGGGGAGATAAGGATTGGAAAACAGCCATACAGGTTGAAATTACTCTtttcagagaagaagagtcaCGTCCTGGAGTTTCAGAGCCTGGAGGACGTGATCATGGAAAAGAGGAGGAACGATCACATTGGCAAAGATGCTGTCATGCAGGAGCTTGCCAACCACTTGAACGCAACACATGAAATCAAAGAGGAGGATTATGTGAAAAGTTAA
- the nsmce2 gene encoding E3 SUMO-protein ligase NSE2 isoform X2 yields MSLSAVHGTLSSLKSCQADIGTGMDIVTDVAMDLTEAQSEAGHPGIKDMEAMILECAKLDREINFFVDVVQKVTSEVTTQQPEAMFSLSDKVKEQFNERMARLSDAELQKHQKVVAFKESIKNSANQANKETEDNMEELDEDIAVTQSQVNFTCPLTQVEMVNPVKNKKCNHYYDEGAILGLIKARHSQKKKCRCPVVGCGNSDVKESDLVPDQMLRRKIQSQKRQNNRT; encoded by the exons ATGTCTCTGAGTGCTGTCCACGGGACTCTGTCCAGCCTGAAGTCATGTCAAGCAGACATCGGGACAGGGATGGACATAGTGACGGATGTGGCGATGGACCTGACTGAAGCTCAGA GTGAAGCAGGCCACCCCGGCATTAAAGACATGGAGGCCATGATTCTGGAGTGTGCCAAGCTGGACAGGGAGATTAACTTCTTTGTGGACGTTGTACAAAAAGTAACATCAGAG GTTACCACACAGCAGCCAGAGGCCATGTTCAGCCTTTCAGACAAAGTGAAGGAGCAGTTCAATGAAAGAATGGCCCGGCTCTCTGAcgctgagctgcagaaacaccagaaagttGTGGCCTTCAAAGAGAGCATCAAGAACTCAGCTAACCAAG caaacaaagagacagaggatAATATGGAGGAGCTGGACGAGGACATCGCTGTCACACAGAGCCAAGTGAACTTCACCTGTCCTCTCACACAG GTGGAGATGGTGAACCCGGTGAAGAATAAGAAATGTAACCATTATTATGATGAAGGAGCCATACTGGGCCTAATCAAAGCCAGACACAGCCAGAAGAAGAAATGCCG CTGTCCTGTGGTGGGCTGTGGGAACTCAGATGTGAAAGAGTCAGATTTGGTACCCGACCAAATGCTGAGGAGAAAGATCCAGAGCCAGAAGAGACAAAACAACCGGACATGA
- the nsmce2 gene encoding E3 SUMO-protein ligase NSE2 isoform X1, with translation MSLSAVHGTLSSLKSCQADIGTGMDIVTDVAMDLTEAQSEAGHPGIKDMEAMILECAKLDREINFFVDVVQKVTSESVQVTTQQPEAMFSLSDKVKEQFNERMARLSDAELQKHQKVVAFKESIKNSANQANKETEDNMEELDEDIAVTQSQVNFTCPLTQVEMVNPVKNKKCNHYYDEGAILGLIKARHSQKKKCRCPVVGCGNSDVKESDLVPDQMLRRKIQSQKRQNNRT, from the exons ATGTCTCTGAGTGCTGTCCACGGGACTCTGTCCAGCCTGAAGTCATGTCAAGCAGACATCGGGACAGGGATGGACATAGTGACGGATGTGGCGATGGACCTGACTGAAGCTCAGA GTGAAGCAGGCCACCCCGGCATTAAAGACATGGAGGCCATGATTCTGGAGTGTGCCAAGCTGGACAGGGAGATTAACTTCTTTGTGGACGTTGTACAAAAAGTAACATCAGAG TCTGTGCAGGTTACCACACAGCAGCCAGAGGCCATGTTCAGCCTTTCAGACAAAGTGAAGGAGCAGTTCAATGAAAGAATGGCCCGGCTCTCTGAcgctgagctgcagaaacaccagaaagttGTGGCCTTCAAAGAGAGCATCAAGAACTCAGCTAACCAAG caaacaaagagacagaggatAATATGGAGGAGCTGGACGAGGACATCGCTGTCACACAGAGCCAAGTGAACTTCACCTGTCCTCTCACACAG GTGGAGATGGTGAACCCGGTGAAGAATAAGAAATGTAACCATTATTATGATGAAGGAGCCATACTGGGCCTAATCAAAGCCAGACACAGCCAGAAGAAGAAATGCCG CTGTCCTGTGGTGGGCTGTGGGAACTCAGATGTGAAAGAGTCAGATTTGGTACCCGACCAAATGCTGAGGAGAAAGATCCAGAGCCAGAAGAGACAAAACAACCGGACATGA